The sequence below is a genomic window from uncultured Fretibacterium sp..
AAGTCCAAGGGCAACGTCGTGGACCCCTTCAAGATGGCGGAGCTCTACGGGGCCGACGCCTTCCGTTATTTTCTGCTCCGCGAGGTGCCCTTCGGCCATGACGGGGACTTCTCCGAGGCCGCGCTCGTCGGGCGCATCAACAGCGACCTGGCGAATGATCTGGGCAATCTTCTGAACCGCACGCTCCAGATGCTCGTCAGCTATCGGGATGGCGTCGTCCCGGCGGGCAAGCTCGACGACCCGCTGGACGGCGAGCTCCGTGCGCTCGCGAAGGCGATGTTGGAGCGCGTGGACGAGGCCATGGAACGCTTTGCCTTCGACGAGGCCCTGAAGGCGATCTGGGCGCTCGTTGGGCGCGCCAACAAGTACATCGACGAGACCATGCCCTGGAAGCTGGCCAAGGAGGGCCAGGAGAAGAAGCTGGACTCCGTGCTCCTGAGCCTGTACGAGGCGCTTCGCCTCTCGGCCCTCCTGATTGCCCCCTATATGCCGGGGACGTCGCGGAGGATCTGGGAGCAGCTTGGGCTCGACGGCTCCCCCCTGGAGCTCCTCTACGACGATTTCGTCTGGGGCGCGGGGGCGGGGACGCGGGTGCGCAAGGCCGAGGTGCTCTTTCCCCGGATCGACCTGGAGGCGTGGAAAAAGGCTCGGGGCGAGGAGGGGGCCAGGTCGGGAGCCCCGCGTAAGGAGGTAGGGGGCGTCGTCTCGAAGCATGAGCCGGATCTGGAACATGAGCCCGAGATCGGCATCGAGGCGTTCCGCTCCGTGGAGATGCGCGTGGCGCAGATTGTCAAGGTCGAGGAGATCCCGAAGTCGCGCAAGCTCTACAAGCTGGAGGTGGACCTGGGGTACGAGAAGCGCACCGTCTGCTCCGGCATCAAGGCGTTCTTCACACCTGGAGAACTGGAGGGGCGGCGCGTCGTCCTGGTGACGAACCTGAAGCCGGCGAAACTCTGCGGCATTGAGAGCAACGGCATGATCCTGGCCGCCAGCGTCAAGGTGGACGGGAACAGCGAGGCCCTGACCCTCGTGGCCCCCGCAGGCGAGATCCCGCTGGGCAGCCGCGTGAGCTGAGGTCTGGAGTTCCCCGCCATGGAAGGGTTCTCTCCCGAGCGTTTCGTCAGGAGGAAGGAGTTGGCTTTCCTTCTACGCGAGGTCGCCCTCTGGAGGGATTCAGGGATCATCGACCCGGTCCAGGCCTCCGTCATCGAGGGGCTTTATGCTCCGAGGAAGGGACATTTCCCTCAGGTTCTGCTGGGGCTGGGAGGAATGCTCGTCGGCCTGGGGTTCCTGAGCGCCGTCGCCGCGAACTGGCTGGACATGCCCTGCGCCCTCCGCGCTGTCCTGATCGTGCTCTGCTACCTGCTTTCCCTCCTTGCGGCCTGGCGGGCGGAGGCGGAATTCCCGCGCACGTCGCGGGCCTTTCTGTTGCTGGGGAGCTTTATCTACGGCGGGGGCATCTTCCTCATGGCCCAGATGTTTCATCAGGGCGGGCACTGGACTACGGCCGTCGCCTGGTGGTTCGCGGGGGCGCTGCCCGTCGCCCTGCTCTTTCGCGACCCGCTCCAGGTGCTTCTCATGCAGGCGCTAGCGATTGTCTTTCTGTATGGATTCCATGCCCCATGGTTCGGTCTGTTCGGCAGCTTCTGGAGTGCTCCACGGTTCTCTGTCGCGGATTTCCTGCGGAGCCTCTTCCGGCCTCAAAGGGTCCTGATCCTCTTGGCCCTGTGGGCGGCCTGGTGGCGTCTGGGGGAGCGCAGACGCCTCTGTTTCGGCATGAACGTTTTCGCCACCCTTTCCTTCGTCGGTCTGCCGCTCTACGCCTATCTCTCGGACCCGGTGCTGGATTTGGTCGTGCTGGGCGGAATCGGGATGCTGATGGTCCTTTGCTCCTTCGGAGAACGGAAGGGCGACTTGGAGGGGTGGGGGATTATGTTGACAGGGGTTTGCGGACTCTTCCTCACGATCTCCCAAGTCTGGCGCGACTCCGTCCTGCCGTACTGCCTCCCCAGGTTCAACGCACTGGTCGTCGGGATGGGGTTTTCCTCACCCGATACCGCCTTTGCGGTGCTGTCGGCCCTGATCTTCTCCCTGCTTATGCTCTGGCTGAACTGGAGGGGGCACACCCTGGCGACCACCTTTTTCTGCCTTTTGGTATTGCGCTATTACTTCGACG
It includes:
- a CDS encoding DUF2157 domain-containing protein: MAFLLREVALWRDSGIIDPVQASVIEGLYAPRKGHFPQVLLGLGGMLVGLGFLSAVAANWLDMPCALRAVLIVLCYLLSLLAAWRAEAEFPRTSRAFLLLGSFIYGGGIFLMAQMFHQGGHWTTAVAWWFAGALPVALLFRDPLQVLLMQALAIVFLYGFHAPWFGLFGSFWSAPRFSVADFLRSLFRPQRVLILLALWAAWWRLGERRRLCFGMNVFATLSFVGLPLYAYLSDPVLDLVVLGGIGMLMVLCSFGERKGDLEGWGIMLTGVCGLFLTISQVWRDSVLPYCLPRFNALVVGMGFSSPDTAFAVLSALIFSLLMLWLNWRGHTLATTFFCLLVLRYYFDGFYDFMPKAAFFTVGGLLLIALGYFMERVRRRAKRIRTSLEEGKKA
- the metG gene encoding methionine--tRNA ligase, with protein sequence MDGRNFYITTPIYYVNDIPHIGHAYTTIACDVMSRYKRMKGYDVYFLTGTDEHGQKIQTAAEAKGMTPQELVDKIHVNFKELWKVLDIGNDDFIRTTEPRHIRVVQAMFGKLMDQGDIYKGTYEGQYCVPCETYVPESSAGEGNTCPDCGRPLILMQEESYFFRASKYVPRLIDHYEKHLDGVMPRVRYNEIMSFLRGEVRDQSVSRTTLKWGIPIPGDEKHVIYVWFDALINYATAVGYLDDPEMFRKYWPSVRHVVGKDIIRFHCVIWPLMLLALGLEPPVSVIAHGWWTVDGEKMSKSKGNVVDPFKMAELYGADAFRYFLLREVPFGHDGDFSEAALVGRINSDLANDLGNLLNRTLQMLVSYRDGVVPAGKLDDPLDGELRALAKAMLERVDEAMERFAFDEALKAIWALVGRANKYIDETMPWKLAKEGQEKKLDSVLLSLYEALRLSALLIAPYMPGTSRRIWEQLGLDGSPLELLYDDFVWGAGAGTRVRKAEVLFPRIDLEAWKKARGEEGARSGAPRKEVGGVVSKHEPDLEHEPEIGIEAFRSVEMRVAQIVKVEEIPKSRKLYKLEVDLGYEKRTVCSGIKAFFTPGELEGRRVVLVTNLKPAKLCGIESNGMILAASVKVDGNSEALTLVAPAGEIPLGSRVS